The Syntrophorhabdaceae bacterium genome window below encodes:
- the guaB gene encoding IMP dehydrogenase — protein MPGKDPQEFREGLTFDDVLLVPSMSQIMPSEVDVSTWLTPSIKLHIPMLSAAMDTVTESKTAICLAQEGGIGIIHRNMGVAEQAQEVEKVKKSESGTIVDPITISPDQKIKHTLDLMARYHISGIPVTKGKKLVGIITNRDLRFETNLEEKVKNVMTKENLVTVKEGINLEDSKKILHKHRIEKLLVVDKDFNLRGLITIKDIEKMRKYPHSSKDQFGRLRVGAAVGVSADRDQRVDALLKAGCDVIVVDTAHGHSKNVIESIKEIKKNFKDVQIVAGNVATKEGALALIKAGCDAVKIGVGPGSICTTRIVAGVGVPQITAIMEAAKVARQRHVPIIADGGIKFSGDITKAMAAGADAVMIGNLFAGTDETPGEMVLYQGRTYKVYRGMGSLEVMKEGKSRDRYSIAEDEVEAKIVPEGIEGRVPYRGSLSICINQLVGGLKAGMGYVGASSITELRNRRVFMRITPAALRESHVHDVIITKEAPNYRIE, from the coding sequence ATGCCGGGTAAAGATCCCCAGGAATTCCGTGAAGGACTTACATTCGACGACGTACTTCTCGTGCCTTCCATGAGCCAGATCATGCCTTCAGAGGTTGACGTCTCAACCTGGCTCACCCCCTCTATAAAACTCCACATTCCTATGCTCAGCGCAGCCATGGACACGGTCACGGAGTCGAAGACCGCCATCTGTCTCGCCCAGGAAGGCGGCATCGGCATCATCCACAGGAACATGGGGGTAGCAGAACAGGCCCAGGAAGTGGAAAAGGTCAAAAAGTCCGAAAGTGGCACGATCGTTGACCCCATCACCATCTCGCCGGACCAAAAGATCAAGCACACCTTAGACCTCATGGCCAGATACCACATATCCGGTATACCGGTGACCAAAGGGAAAAAACTGGTCGGCATCATTACGAACAGGGACCTGCGCTTCGAAACGAATCTCGAAGAAAAGGTCAAGAATGTCATGACCAAAGAAAACCTGGTGACCGTCAAGGAAGGGATCAACCTCGAAGATTCAAAAAAAATCCTTCATAAACACCGGATCGAGAAGCTCCTCGTAGTAGATAAAGACTTCAACTTGAGAGGGCTCATCACCATTAAAGACATCGAGAAAATGCGAAAGTACCCCCATTCTTCCAAGGACCAGTTTGGCAGACTCCGCGTGGGCGCCGCCGTGGGGGTCTCAGCTGACCGCGATCAGAGGGTGGATGCGCTCCTCAAAGCGGGCTGTGACGTGATCGTCGTCGATACGGCGCACGGCCATTCGAAAAACGTGATCGAGTCCATCAAAGAAATAAAGAAAAACTTCAAAGACGTTCAGATTGTCGCCGGCAACGTGGCGACTAAAGAAGGCGCGCTGGCGCTCATCAAGGCAGGGTGCGACGCGGTCAAGATCGGCGTGGGGCCGGGATCGATCTGCACGACCAGGATCGTGGCCGGCGTGGGCGTGCCGCAGATCACGGCGATCATGGAAGCGGCAAAGGTGGCAAGACAGCGCCATGTGCCTATCATCGCTGACGGCGGCATCAAATTCTCCGGAGACATCACCAAGGCCATGGCAGCCGGGGCAGACGCGGTCATGATCGGCAACCTCTTTGCGGGTACCGACGAAACCCCGGGTGAGATGGTCCTCTATCAGGGACGTACCTACAAGGTCTACCGCGGAATGGGCTCTCTGGAGGTCATGAAAGAGGGAAAATCCCGTGACAGATACAGTATCGCAGAGGACGAAGTGGAGGCAAAGATCGTGCCGGAGGGTATCGAAGGGCGTGTGCCCTACCGGGGCTCTCTTTCCATCTGTATCAACCAGCTCGTAGGCGGGCTCAAGGCGGGCATGGGTTATGTGGGGGCGTCCTCCATTACTGAGCTCAGAAACAGGCGGGTCTTTATGCGCATCACCCCGGCGGCGCTCAGGGAAAGCCACGTCCATGACGTGATCATCACCAAAGAAGCGCCCAATTACAGGATCGAGTAA
- a CDS encoding glycosyltransferase family 2 protein: protein MYKDKKIVVVMPAYNAASTLRKTYEEVMEQGIVDLVIIVDDGSGDDTTSVAAGLPNTRVYLHRKNLGYGANQKSCYRLALEESGDIIIMVHPDYQYTPQLIPAMASLIGNGLYHCVLASRILGGYALKGGMPLWRYISNRFLTLAENIMFGAKVSEYHTGYRAFSRELLERIPFEINSYDFIFDNQMLAQIIWYGYTIAEVSCPTKYSGDSSSINFTRSVKYGFGCLWTAFIFRLTRMKMVRSKRFPPLT, encoded by the coding sequence ATGTATAAAGATAAGAAGATAGTCGTGGTGATGCCCGCCTATAACGCGGCAAGTACCTTGCGCAAGACCTACGAGGAGGTAATGGAACAGGGCATTGTCGATCTCGTTATCATAGTGGATGACGGCAGCGGAGACGATACGACCTCCGTGGCAGCCGGCTTGCCGAATACCCGGGTCTATTTGCACCGCAAGAATCTCGGGTACGGGGCCAATCAGAAATCATGCTATCGACTCGCACTTGAAGAATCCGGTGACATCATCATTATGGTGCATCCTGACTATCAGTACACGCCGCAGCTCATCCCTGCCATGGCTTCTCTCATCGGAAACGGACTGTATCACTGTGTACTCGCGTCGAGAATCCTTGGGGGATACGCGCTCAAGGGGGGCATGCCCCTGTGGAGATATATCTCGAACAGATTTTTGACGCTTGCAGAGAATATTATGTTCGGGGCCAAGGTTTCGGAATACCACACGGGTTACCGGGCCTTTTCACGCGAGCTGTTGGAAAGAATACCCTTCGAAATCAATTCCTATGACTTTATCTTCGACAATCAGATGCTCGCTCAGATCATCTGGTACGGCTATACCATAGCGGAGGTAAGCTGCCCGACCAAGTATTCCGGCGATTCTTCCTCCATCAATTTCACCAGGAGTGTAAAATATGGCTTCGGCTGCCTGTGGACCGCCTTTATCTTCCGTCTGACCAGGATGAAAATGGTCCGTTCCAAACGCTTTCCCCCTCTGACCTGA
- a CDS encoding tetratricopeptide repeat protein, translating into MKNYHIKQMSLSHLKSIMTTPMMGNYHPLTIISYSWEYLFFHLHPLPYHVVNIVIHLLNCVLVFYLILRLGRSLPVAFLVGLFFGIHPLHVESVAWISERKDVLYTFFYLLSLITYLSYLDKQHAYKHYAFALFFFVLSLFSKPMAVTLPLVLFLMDYFRKRPFAYRSIIEKVPFLLLSLGSGIATIITQNLSEHSNPAFSFPTSILVACHGLVFYLWKMIWPVKLAALYQYPSGDNLLSHIEYLISPALVLFIAAAVFYSRKFSRKAVWGGLFYLVTLLPVIQLLPIGFALASDRYTYVPLIGIFYVISEFVVWLWSQKLKDRLLPKVIMAILFAAITAQLLFLTAGLCRVWNNSITLWTNVIKLYPNTDIAYNNRGNMYFQLGDFDRALGDFLKAADINPQFASAYNNICNTYFAKKENEKAVEYCTRALKINPRQPNTYAILGDIYWASDKPLALEMYRKSTALGSYLYDAGYGKLCDAYLLLQKYDEAYPVCNAATRFRPDDTWLYERLGDAYLKAKQYDRALFFYSRAILIDPNLPAVHNNLAVIYYYMNNYALSVKHFDAAVSLGYKVDPEFRDLIEKSRTLQTN; encoded by the coding sequence TTGAAGAACTATCACATCAAACAGATGTCATTGAGCCACCTGAAGTCAATCATGACCACCCCGATGATGGGAAACTATCATCCCCTCACCATCATTTCGTACTCATGGGAATATCTCTTCTTTCATCTGCATCCCTTACCCTATCACGTGGTCAACATCGTGATTCATCTTCTCAACTGTGTGCTTGTTTTTTATCTGATACTACGGCTGGGACGCAGCCTGCCGGTTGCCTTTCTCGTCGGGCTTTTCTTCGGCATACACCCTCTGCATGTTGAATCCGTGGCTTGGATTTCGGAGAGAAAAGACGTTCTGTACACATTCTTTTACCTGCTTTCTCTCATTACCTACCTGTCCTACCTGGACAAACAACATGCATATAAGCACTATGCGTTCGCTCTGTTCTTTTTTGTGTTGTCGCTATTTTCAAAGCCCATGGCCGTGACTCTTCCACTCGTGCTTTTTCTCATGGACTATTTTCGTAAAAGGCCATTCGCTTATCGCTCGATCATTGAGAAGGTACCCTTCCTGCTCTTGTCTTTGGGTTCGGGTATAGCCACCATCATCACTCAGAACCTGTCGGAACACTCGAACCCGGCGTTTTCTTTCCCTACAAGCATCCTTGTTGCATGTCATGGTCTGGTTTTCTACTTATGGAAAATGATTTGGCCGGTCAAACTCGCGGCTCTCTATCAGTATCCTTCGGGCGACAATCTTCTTTCGCATATCGAATACCTGATCTCTCCGGCGCTCGTTCTTTTTATTGCGGCCGCAGTGTTCTATTCAAGAAAATTTTCGCGGAAGGCTGTCTGGGGAGGACTATTCTATTTAGTTACGCTATTGCCAGTCATTCAACTATTGCCCATAGGTTTTGCTTTGGCGTCAGACCGCTACACCTATGTGCCTCTGATCGGAATTTTCTATGTTATATCGGAGTTCGTTGTGTGGCTGTGGTCGCAGAAACTTAAGGACCGCCTTTTACCCAAGGTGATCATGGCAATCCTTTTTGCCGCCATCACAGCACAACTGCTGTTCCTGACGGCCGGCCTCTGCAGGGTGTGGAATAACAGCATTACGCTGTGGACCAACGTAATAAAGCTCTATCCCAACACCGATATTGCTTACAATAACAGGGGCAACATGTATTTTCAACTGGGAGATTTCGACAGGGCTCTTGGGGATTTTCTTAAGGCCGCCGATATTAATCCTCAGTTTGCCTCCGCTTACAACAATATATGTAATACCTATTTTGCAAAGAAAGAAAATGAAAAGGCGGTCGAGTATTGCACAAGAGCGCTCAAGATCAATCCACGTCAACCCAATACCTACGCGATACTCGGTGATATATACTGGGCAAGCGACAAACCTCTGGCCCTTGAAATGTATCGGAAGTCGACCGCTCTCGGTTCATACCTCTATGACGCCGGCTACGGTAAATTGTGCGACGCATATCTGTTGCTTCAGAAATACGACGAAGCCTATCCGGTTTGCAACGCGGCCACAAGATTTCGTCCCGATGACACGTGGCTCTATGAACGCCTCGGCGACGCCTATCTGAAAGCCAAGCAGTACGACAGGGCGCTTTTCTTTTACTCGAGGGCCATACTGATCGATCCGAATCTGCCGGCAGTTCATAACAATCTCGCTGTAATCTATTACTACATGAACAACTACGCTTTGTCCGTAAAACATTTTGACGCGGCGGTTTCACTCGGATACAAAGTTGACCCCGAATTCAGGGACCTCATTGAAAAATCCAGAACCCTGCAAACAAATTAG
- a CDS encoding prepilin-type N-terminal cleavage/methylation domain-containing protein, with protein MLKVQRNSKGFTLIELLIVIAIIGILAAIALPAYMDYTKRARLTEVTNTIGAVKTGIVAVSSEAAGGPSSIAYANAAAVTAGAGVAIPARYINAMTATGAAASPFMTITTTLTGIGDATIDGTTLVLVSTDANLAAWSWDATSTLPAKFMPKN; from the coding sequence ATGTTAAAGGTTCAAAGGAATAGTAAAGGTTTTACGTTGATTGAGTTGCTCATCGTTATCGCTATTATCGGTATCTTAGCCGCCATAGCGCTGCCGGCCTACATGGACTATACAAAGAGGGCCAGACTCACGGAAGTGACGAATACGATCGGTGCGGTGAAAACCGGCATCGTTGCCGTGTCCTCTGAGGCCGCAGGTGGTCCCTCGTCAATAGCCTATGCGAACGCAGCAGCCGTAACCGCGGGCGCGGGTGTGGCTATCCCTGCAAGATATATTAACGCGATGACAGCTACAGGAGCGGCGGCAAGTCCGTTTATGACGATCACCACGACCCTGACCGGAATCGGAGACGCAACAATTGACGGTACAACACTGGTACTCGTATCCACTGATGCTAATCTGGCAGCGTGGTCATGGGACGCAACAAGCACCCTTCCGGCAAAGTTTATGCCCAAGAACTAA
- a CDS encoding prepilin peptidase — MGFFVKTFVFVFGAVIGSFLNVCIYRLPRSKSLVRPGSACPACDRPIRFYDNIPLISYMLLRGRCRDCGAPISIRYVVVELITAVLFFMCFRRSGLTFEFFVEIFFVALLIVVTFIDYEFQIIPDILSLGGLVAGMIFSFMRPGFRFLDGLYGILLGGGLLFVIAYGYQLITKREGMGGGDIKLLAMIGAFSGFKGVICSLVGGSVIGTIVGIPLMLIKGQGTKYAVPFGPFLSLSAVIYLFWGSRLEYMVTEILLKR; from the coding sequence GTGGGATTCTTTGTAAAGACATTTGTATTTGTATTCGGCGCGGTCATCGGGAGTTTCCTTAATGTCTGTATTTACCGGCTGCCGCGCAGCAAGTCTCTCGTGAGGCCGGGCTCTGCCTGCCCTGCCTGCGACAGGCCTATCAGATTCTACGACAATATCCCTCTTATCAGTTACATGCTTCTTCGCGGCAGGTGCAGAGATTGCGGAGCGCCTATTTCCATACGATACGTCGTGGTTGAGCTGATTACGGCCGTGCTTTTCTTCATGTGTTTTAGAAGGTCAGGGCTTACCTTTGAATTTTTCGTAGAAATATTCTTTGTGGCCCTCTTAATCGTGGTTACCTTCATCGATTATGAATTCCAAATTATCCCGGATATCCTGAGTCTGGGCGGATTGGTCGCCGGCATGATTTTTTCTTTCATGAGACCCGGCTTCCGTTTTCTCGACGGACTCTACGGCATACTGCTCGGTGGCGGACTTCTCTTCGTTATCGCATATGGATATCAGTTGATCACCAAACGCGAGGGTATGGGAGGCGGCGACATTAAGCTCCTTGCCATGATCGGCGCGTTCAGTGGTTTTAAAGGTGTGATCTGTTCGCTTGTTGGCGGTTCGGTTATCGGAACCATTGTCGGTATTCCCCTTATGCTTATCAAGGGCCAGGGCACGAAATATGCTGTTCCATTCGGGCCTTTTCTTTCCCTGAGCGCGGTTATCTATCTGTTCTGGGGGAGTCGTCTTGAATACATGGTCACGGAGATCCTTTTAAAAAGATGA
- a CDS encoding PilC/PilY family type IV pilus protein: protein MRKLVVFVLVAMITMYAGAAHAAAVANSNYCLNPIFSSTAVKPNIMVIADFSGSMQFPAYVPCTWGGYMTNAAQCGTSTSATAGVPSYNSAHTYYAYFDSTKNYTYNASGYWQVNTTCTPSTSGGCWPGNLLNFVTATRVDVMRKMLTGGRTKTISSQLTFDNEGAEYTYTEHTLHCKFTLADTDNSDPTTRQIAISSESGFTCAYGTQSAANINIAIPATPTGILDQFGGPSPNDLVTFEAMIFNSSSGNAGLIKQGKQLNTTTDLTALKTAFNSQMAYNGTPTGEALWEAYDFFSQSDGHSGPSGNNGFMDKGNTSNDRDPWYDGTGSSKRAVPCRKSYVLLVSDGAWNGSVDPVIPARAMHVNDLRSDLAGVQNVTVYTVYAFGDLDPGTKIQGKNAMIMTALFGGHDFQNTGDWPYPFVSFNASSSNCSTVLTPAEDVTQKTNIKDVNSNTFCNSRYTPSGTAYSYLSQCTPPCPNPPCTNWNINCAGWDKHDSGPDGLPYNYFEADDPADLAARLTDALNEMLRRASSGTAASVLSSAQGSGANLLQAVYYPKRVFGNVEVAWTGEVQNLWYYIDPYLTTSSIREDSNQNKILDLNQDRILQYYFDTTENKTRVKLFTDSNGDGVADNSTPDTVVDLADLKNLWEAGQILQKTSPSSRRIYTSLDGSTLINFQTASPTTMQSYLQAASTTEASNIIQYVSGTDVSGYRNRTVSVTDNSGTTTTGVWKLGDVVTSTPRLQSSVPTQTYNLGSPDGYSDLTYQAYITSSTYTGRGMVYLGSNDGMLHAFELGKLSEHWSGQGTYQKAKLDPVSLGLGQESWAFIPKNALPYLTYLTSTSYCHTFSVDNPVIVADASISGGYSAIKTGATNWRTVLVGSMGIGGACRNKATPTACPAGTSNCVETPVTNVGLSSFFAFDVTNPSSPTLLWEFSDNTLGYTTSTPVIVRVGDATKNGKWFVIIASGPTGPIETTQNQFLGRSDQNLKLFILDLATGALLRTIDTGIGNAFGGSLGNASIDIERGLTTGSGRYSDDVVYVGYTQKDTVAGTWTQGGVLRLMIKNDDNPANWTVNTLISGIGPVTRSITKLQDLTKKELWIYFGTGRLFFKYNDGLTIDDPDTVQSIYGIKDPCYDSASALPAFKSTCVAISKGDLATPPSTSSYGWYINLNSSQSVTQSDGTIVNYKAERLLVDPLAAFNGVVYYVTFAPSLDVCSLGGETYLYTTTYNSGAAPSGGTSKVMLQLSTGNIIQTDVGSNILRTDLGGGQAGGQPQIQILPKPIKRILHIRER, encoded by the coding sequence ATGAGAAAATTGGTGGTCTTTGTCCTGGTAGCAATGATAACCATGTACGCAGGCGCGGCCCATGCGGCGGCAGTGGCTAATAGCAACTACTGCCTCAACCCCATCTTTTCCAGTACAGCCGTGAAGCCCAATATCATGGTCATAGCGGATTTCTCAGGCAGCATGCAGTTTCCTGCCTATGTGCCCTGCACCTGGGGCGGATACATGACCAACGCTGCCCAGTGCGGGACATCGACGAGTGCGACGGCCGGCGTGCCCTCGTATAACAGCGCACACACGTACTACGCTTATTTCGACAGCACGAAGAATTACACCTATAATGCTTCGGGCTATTGGCAGGTCAACACCACGTGCACCCCGAGTACGTCGGGTGGGTGCTGGCCCGGTAACCTGCTCAACTTCGTCACGGCTACAAGGGTTGACGTTATGCGGAAGATGCTGACCGGCGGCAGGACCAAAACCATAAGCAGCCAGTTGACCTTCGATAATGAGGGCGCCGAGTATACCTATACCGAGCATACCCTGCACTGCAAATTCACTCTGGCCGATACCGACAATAGCGATCCAACCACCAGGCAGATTGCTATCAGCAGTGAATCCGGCTTTACCTGCGCCTATGGGACACAGAGTGCGGCCAATATAAACATCGCCATCCCGGCCACGCCCACGGGGATCCTCGATCAATTCGGCGGCCCCTCCCCCAATGACCTTGTAACCTTTGAGGCTATGATATTCAATAGCAGTTCGGGGAATGCTGGTCTCATTAAGCAAGGAAAACAGCTCAACACCACTACCGACCTGACCGCCCTGAAGACGGCCTTTAATTCTCAGATGGCCTATAATGGGACACCTACAGGTGAGGCCCTCTGGGAGGCCTATGATTTTTTCAGCCAATCCGATGGTCACAGCGGTCCGAGCGGCAATAACGGATTTATGGACAAAGGCAACACCTCGAACGACCGCGATCCCTGGTATGACGGCACGGGTTCCAGCAAGAGGGCGGTGCCCTGCAGGAAGAGCTATGTCCTGCTTGTCTCGGATGGGGCATGGAACGGTAGCGTGGATCCGGTGATACCGGCGAGGGCCATGCATGTGAATGACTTGAGGAGCGACCTGGCAGGCGTCCAGAATGTGACCGTCTATACGGTTTACGCCTTCGGTGATCTTGATCCCGGTACCAAGATCCAGGGCAAGAACGCCATGATCATGACGGCGCTCTTCGGCGGGCATGACTTCCAGAATACCGGCGACTGGCCCTACCCATTCGTGAGCTTCAACGCGAGTTCGAGCAACTGTTCTACCGTGCTCACGCCCGCAGAGGATGTAACCCAGAAGACCAACATTAAGGATGTTAACAGCAATACCTTCTGCAACAGCAGGTATACGCCGAGCGGGACCGCTTACTCTTATCTGAGCCAATGCACTCCGCCGTGTCCCAACCCGCCATGTACGAACTGGAACATAAACTGCGCGGGATGGGACAAACACGATTCGGGACCAGACGGTCTGCCTTACAATTACTTCGAGGCTGACGATCCGGCAGACCTGGCTGCGCGTCTTACCGATGCGTTGAACGAGATGCTCCGGCGCGCATCATCGGGGACAGCGGCATCGGTGCTCTCATCAGCGCAGGGAAGCGGCGCCAACCTTCTGCAGGCGGTCTATTACCCCAAGAGGGTCTTCGGAAATGTTGAAGTAGCCTGGACCGGGGAGGTGCAGAACCTTTGGTATTATATCGATCCTTATCTGACGACCAGTTCCATTAGAGAAGACTCGAACCAGAACAAAATACTGGACCTCAATCAGGACCGCATTCTCCAATATTACTTCGACACGACCGAGAACAAGACGCGGGTAAAGCTTTTCACCGACTCAAACGGCGACGGTGTGGCGGACAATAGCACGCCCGATACCGTGGTCGATCTTGCCGACCTCAAGAACCTCTGGGAGGCGGGCCAGATTCTCCAGAAAACGTCCCCGTCTTCGAGACGGATTTACACGAGCCTCGATGGTTCCACCCTGATAAACTTCCAGACCGCTTCACCCACCACCATGCAGAGTTATTTGCAGGCAGCCAGTACAACGGAGGCATCAAATATCATCCAGTATGTGAGCGGCACCGATGTGAGCGGATACCGTAACAGGACCGTGTCGGTAACGGATAATTCTGGTACCACAACAACGGGTGTCTGGAAACTGGGGGATGTCGTTACCTCAACGCCCCGGTTACAGTCAAGTGTGCCTACACAAACGTATAACCTCGGATCACCGGACGGCTATTCCGACCTGACGTATCAGGCATATATTACAAGCAGCACCTATACGGGGCGGGGCATGGTCTACCTGGGGTCAAACGATGGTATGCTGCACGCCTTTGAACTTGGGAAGCTTTCTGAGCACTGGAGCGGTCAGGGCACGTACCAGAAAGCGAAATTGGACCCCGTGAGTCTGGGTCTTGGCCAAGAGAGCTGGGCCTTTATCCCCAAGAATGCGCTTCCTTATCTTACTTATCTGACAAGCACAAGCTACTGCCACACTTTTTCCGTAGATAACCCGGTCATTGTCGCAGACGCCAGCATTTCAGGCGGATACAGTGCTATTAAAACAGGGGCCACGAACTGGCGGACCGTACTTGTGGGTTCCATGGGAATCGGCGGCGCATGCAGGAACAAGGCCACGCCCACCGCATGTCCAGCCGGTACGAGCAATTGCGTGGAGACGCCCGTCACCAATGTCGGACTCTCCTCATTTTTTGCATTCGACGTCACGAACCCGTCGAGCCCCACCCTGCTATGGGAATTCTCCGACAACACGCTCGGCTACACGACTTCTACGCCGGTCATTGTGAGGGTCGGTGATGCTACGAAGAACGGAAAATGGTTTGTCATAATAGCTTCGGGGCCCACAGGACCGATTGAAACCACGCAGAACCAGTTCCTGGGAAGATCGGACCAGAACCTCAAGCTCTTCATCCTTGATCTGGCCACAGGCGCCCTTTTGAGGACCATAGACACGGGCATAGGCAATGCTTTTGGAGGGTCACTCGGTAATGCGTCGATCGACATCGAAAGAGGCCTCACCACTGGTTCAGGCCGATACAGCGACGATGTGGTCTATGTGGGTTATACCCAGAAGGACACCGTGGCAGGAACGTGGACTCAGGGGGGTGTTCTGAGGCTCATGATAAAGAACGATGACAATCCCGCGAACTGGACCGTGAATACCTTGATAAGCGGAATCGGTCCTGTCACGCGTTCCATCACAAAACTGCAGGACCTGACCAAGAAGGAACTGTGGATCTACTTTGGAACGGGACGCCTCTTCTTTAAGTATAACGACGGACTCACAATTGATGATCCCGATACCGTACAATCAATTTATGGCATCAAAGACCCCTGTTATGATTCAGCATCGGCACTTCCCGCATTTAAGAGTACCTGCGTCGCCATCAGCAAGGGCGATCTTGCCACCCCGCCCAGTACGAGCAGCTATGGCTGGTATATTAATCTTAACTCATCGCAATCCGTGACTCAGTCTGATGGAACGATAGTGAACTATAAGGCTGAGAGACTCCTCGTAGATCCGCTTGCGGCTTTCAACGGTGTGGTCTATTACGTTACGTTTGCCCCATCTCTTGACGTATGCTCTCTCGGGGGAGAGACGTATCTTTATACTACAACCTACAATTCCGGTGCGGCCCCGTCAGGAGGTACGAGCAAAGTCATGCTCCAGTTATCGACGGGCAATATTATCCAAACAGATGTTGGCAGTAATATCCTGAGAACAGATCTGGGCGGAGGTCAGGCGGGCGGTCAACCTCAGATACAGATTCTTCCAAAGCCCATCAAACGGATTTTGCATATCAGGGAACGATGA
- a CDS encoding prepilin-type N-terminal cleavage/methylation domain-containing protein gives MRRKGFTLVELIIVITILAILCAIGLVSFRDLSRKYRVENQIRRTYSDLMNARTRAMHTNMTHFVNFGLNQYAIYQDTNLNKTLDIPPAGDTQVLMRQGPDVEPYSVLNNNPGNENIIWSGGAVPVQIDGRGLVSAGSTGTICIAAQNVQVVHNCITVTRTRIAIGQWTGQAAGVCDANHCAQ, from the coding sequence ATGAGAAGAAAAGGGTTTACTCTTGTAGAGCTAATTATTGTGATAACCATCCTGGCGATTCTGTGCGCCATAGGGTTGGTGAGTTTTCGTGATTTGTCGCGAAAGTACCGTGTAGAGAACCAGATCAGGAGGACATATTCCGATCTCATGAATGCAAGGACCCGGGCGATGCATACGAATATGACGCACTTTGTGAACTTCGGCCTCAACCAGTATGCAATTTACCAGGATACGAATCTTAACAAGACCCTCGATATACCCCCCGCCGGTGACACGCAGGTGCTCATGAGACAAGGACCTGATGTCGAGCCGTACTCGGTCCTCAACAACAACCCGGGAAATGAGAATATCATATGGAGCGGCGGCGCGGTCCCCGTTCAAATAGATGGTAGGGGGCTTGTGTCTGCCGGATCCACGGGGACAATCTGTATAGCCGCGCAGAATGTGCAGGTTGTTCATAACTGTATCACAGTGACAAGAACGAGGATAGCGATAGGTCAGTGGACCGGCCAGGCCGCAGGAGTGTGTGATGCGAACCATTGTGCGCAATAA
- a CDS encoding prepilin-type N-terminal cleavage/methylation domain-containing protein yields the protein MRTIVRNNKRGFTLVELMVALTILTISMMAMLDCLGRYLQFNMENVISTEAMRIAEQQMEVMRNSDFTSLAGGNANVVRTFRNKNVTFAVTWWVDVLSVNNRAVRVQVAWTFMNANHQHNATTIMSQGA from the coding sequence ATGCGAACCATTGTGCGCAATAACAAAAGGGGTTTCACGCTCGTCGAGCTTATGGTGGCCCTGACTATACTTACGATCAGCATGATGGCCATGCTCGATTGCCTGGGGCGATATCTCCAGTTCAATATGGAGAATGTGATTAGCACTGAGGCCATGAGAATTGCGGAACAGCAAATGGAAGTGATGCGAAACAGTGATTTTACTTCCTTAGCCGGAGGCAATGCAAATGTGGTGAGGACATTCAGGAACAAGAATGTTACCTTCGCGGTGACATGGTGGGTGGACGTCTTGTCTGTTAACAATAGAGCAGTCCGCGTGCAGGTAGCCTGGACTTTCATGAATGCCAACCATCAGCACAACGCCACGACGATTATGAGTCAGGGTGCGTAG